The following coding sequences lie in one Corynebacterium anserum genomic window:
- a CDS encoding TetR/AcrR family transcriptional regulator: protein MATTYLADPDTTGMSSRAAAKAQRRVELLRASARIMAEKGFHAMRLEDLGEAVGVSGPAVYRHFSGKEEILNELMTGVSEHLYEEAQQILSGIGDPRERLEILIDFHTSFALEQSELIRLHNRELFRMGEEGHSRVRAAQGHYLALWADALEELGPPYAGDGAKIAAQLVIGLINAAEYLNTRVGAALLRRQVILSARSALGLR, encoded by the coding sequence ATGGCAACGACCTATTTGGCTGATCCGGATACTACTGGCATGTCCTCTCGTGCGGCAGCGAAAGCTCAGAGGCGGGTGGAGCTCCTTCGTGCTTCGGCGAGAATCATGGCCGAAAAGGGATTCCATGCGATGCGTCTGGAAGATTTGGGGGAGGCTGTTGGCGTTTCTGGTCCGGCTGTGTATCGGCATTTTTCGGGTAAGGAGGAGATCCTCAATGAGTTAATGACGGGCGTCTCGGAGCACTTGTATGAAGAAGCGCAGCAGATCCTCTCGGGGATCGGTGATCCGCGTGAGCGTTTGGAGATTCTCATTGATTTTCATACGTCTTTCGCTCTGGAGCAGTCCGAGTTGATTCGTCTGCATAATAGGGAGCTCTTTCGCATGGGGGAGGAGGGGCACAGTAGGGTGCGCGCGGCTCAAGGGCACTACCTGGCTTTGTGGGCCGATGCCTTAGAAGAACTGGGCCCACCGTATGCCGGTGATGGAGCGAAGATTGCTGCCCAGCTGGTCATTGGTTTGATCAATGCGGCGGAGTATCTGAATACGAGGGTTGGGGCCGCTCTGCTTCGACGTCAAGTGATCCTCTCTGCGCGCTCTGCTTTGGGCTTGCGCTAG
- the purH gene encoding bifunctional phosphoribosylaminoimidazolecarboxamide formyltransferase/IMP cyclohydrolase: protein MTDNNGRKHIRRALISVYDKTGLEQLATGLHEAGVSIVSTGSTASKIAAAGVPVTEVEQLTGFPEVLEGRVKTLHPRVHAGILADTRKADHLKQLEELDVEAFELVVVNLYPFTQTVASGADFDACVEQIDIGGPSMVRAAAKNHPSVAVVVDPARYDDVVAAAKGGGFTRAERTALATEAFRHTASYDVAVAEWMSQEIAEETEIFPEWIGATYERSTILRYGENPHQAAALYSAGTGLAGAKQFHGKEMSYNNYTDSDAAWRAAWDHERPAVAIIKHANPCGIAVSDESIATAHRLAHACDPMSAFGGVIAVNRDVTVEMAQQVAEIFTEVIVAPGYEEGAVEVLSQKKNIRILQADAPQGAEKQTERREISGGLLVQERDVIDARGDNPANWTLAAGEAADEATLAELEFAWRSVRAVKSNAILLAKDGATVGVGMGQVNRVDAAKLAVERANSLAGDEERAKGAVAASDAFFPFADGFEVLANAGVRAVVQPGGSVRDAEVIEAANKAGVTMYLTGERHFAH, encoded by the coding sequence ATGACGGATAACAACGGTCGCAAGCATATTCGACGTGCCCTGATCAGTGTTTACGACAAAACCGGACTGGAACAGCTGGCCACAGGCCTGCATGAGGCGGGCGTGAGCATCGTTTCCACCGGTTCTACCGCCTCTAAGATTGCCGCCGCGGGCGTGCCGGTGACGGAAGTTGAGCAGCTCACCGGCTTTCCGGAGGTTCTCGAAGGGCGCGTCAAGACCCTGCATCCGCGGGTTCATGCCGGCATTTTGGCCGATACTCGCAAAGCGGATCATTTGAAGCAGCTGGAAGAACTGGACGTGGAAGCGTTTGAATTGGTCGTGGTGAACCTGTATCCATTCACCCAGACCGTCGCCTCTGGGGCTGATTTCGATGCATGTGTGGAGCAAATCGACATTGGCGGGCCCTCCATGGTTCGGGCGGCAGCTAAGAACCACCCATCCGTAGCGGTCGTCGTCGATCCTGCCCGGTATGACGATGTTGTTGCTGCGGCAAAAGGTGGAGGCTTCACCCGCGCAGAACGCACTGCGTTGGCAACGGAAGCGTTCCGTCACACGGCTTCTTATGATGTCGCTGTAGCTGAATGGATGAGCCAGGAAATCGCTGAGGAGACAGAGATCTTCCCGGAGTGGATTGGTGCGACTTATGAGCGTTCGACCATCCTGCGTTACGGCGAGAACCCTCATCAGGCTGCTGCTTTGTACTCCGCAGGCACTGGTCTAGCAGGAGCAAAACAGTTCCATGGCAAGGAGATGAGCTACAACAACTACACCGATTCCGATGCTGCATGGCGCGCAGCCTGGGACCATGAACGTCCGGCTGTGGCCATCATCAAGCATGCTAATCCCTGTGGTATCGCGGTGTCGGATGAATCCATCGCAACGGCGCACAGGCTGGCTCATGCCTGTGACCCCATGTCAGCCTTTGGCGGTGTCATCGCGGTGAACCGTGACGTGACCGTTGAAATGGCTCAGCAGGTCGCCGAAATCTTCACTGAAGTTATCGTGGCTCCCGGTTATGAAGAAGGTGCTGTGGAGGTGTTGAGTCAGAAGAAGAATATCCGCATCCTCCAAGCCGACGCGCCACAGGGCGCTGAGAAGCAGACCGAGCGCCGCGAGATTTCCGGTGGCTTGCTCGTACAGGAGCGCGACGTTATCGACGCCCGGGGAGATAACCCAGCGAACTGGACTTTGGCCGCTGGTGAGGCGGCCGACGAAGCAACACTCGCTGAGTTGGAGTTCGCATGGCGTTCTGTACGAGCCGTGAAGTCCAACGCCATTCTATTAGCGAAGGACGGTGCTACCGTGGGCGTCGGTATGGGGCAAGTCAACCGTGTCGATGCCGCTAAATTGGCTGTTGAGCGAGCCAACTCCCTGGCTGGAGATGAAGAACGTGCGAAGGGTGCGGTTGCCGCCTCGGACGCATTTTTTCCATTCGCTGATGGTTTTGAGGTGCTGGCCAATGCGGGTGTGCGCGCTGTGGTACAGCCTGGCGGTTCGGTTCGCGACGCAGAAGTTATCGAAGCTGCTAATAAGGCTGGCGTGACGATGTACCTGACTGGGGAGCGCCACTTCGCTCACTAA
- the purN gene encoding phosphoribosylglycinamide formyltransferase: protein MKVVILASGTGTLLQAVIDSADETIDIVAVGSDRPCQALERAEAAGVPTFCVEYMPKVTDREKWNRTLSEKIAEFDPDLVLSAGFMRIIGPTVVERFAHRIINTHPALLPSFPGAHAVADALNYGVRVTGSTVHVVDSGVDTGPIVAQRAVPVEPNDTVETLHERIKTVERALLVEVLRDIAQHGLTIDGRKAWIEHP, encoded by the coding sequence GTGAAAGTCGTGATTCTCGCCTCAGGAACGGGTACGCTCCTGCAGGCAGTGATCGACTCTGCAGATGAGACCATAGACATTGTGGCAGTGGGGTCCGATCGCCCCTGTCAGGCTCTCGAGAGAGCAGAGGCAGCGGGGGTACCTACTTTCTGCGTGGAATACATGCCGAAGGTGACGGATCGTGAAAAGTGGAACCGCACGCTGAGTGAAAAAATCGCAGAGTTTGATCCGGATTTAGTGCTGAGCGCAGGCTTTATGCGCATCATCGGCCCAACAGTTGTGGAGCGTTTTGCCCACCGCATTATCAACACCCACCCAGCGCTCCTACCGTCCTTTCCCGGCGCGCACGCGGTCGCGGATGCGCTCAATTACGGGGTTCGCGTTACGGGGTCTACAGTTCATGTTGTGGATAGTGGCGTCGATACCGGACCCATTGTGGCTCAGAGAGCAGTTCCTGTGGAACCCAACGACACCGTAGAAACCCTCCATGAACGCATCAAGACAGTGGAACGCGCGCTCCTTGTCGAGGTGCTCCGCGATATCGCGCAGCATGGACTCACCATTGATGGACGAAAGGCTTGGATAGAGCACCCATGA
- a CDS encoding DUF6350 family protein — translation MNNPSARRPSTSRRRTKSTTRNTQQAKPEHSESSEQRFVDERHGEGRSIKAASNKASDSAARKAPRKTPRRTSGKTSGEASSKKASSRKAALGKTRTAAAANQQWQKWKPHVQRFALPLLINYGVTLGIIIAIAVVVGVGAGFSRVPATIGSLWMVLNLGALEMTGATLGFLPLLPAMIMVWVYSRRATRILGTKVSVLDLRAFVALSLVIPTVLTLVAWLMLWDASRVFDIAAPNVVEALVSTVLVNGAAVVIGMRPRIWRALLLRRDMPTWPVEAFRLAGSFLGWMFLVGMVASLVYAATNYKAVLATYDITNDLMGALGLTILALMYVPNIAIGAMAVLLGGEFHIGNAVFSLFSSTNVSLPPLPILAAIPNQTLSGGPFFLAIPAIVSLVVVFRFVKSRGFIESPVAMSVGAGASVALLGFCLAWLSGGKLGVYGSAGALEWLCAAEVAAWLMLPALVVMFWVARAGRTVVEDVDVVRPSSTDATDESQGEPKTADERKTVDEPKTADEPKGVNEPKGEPNATEGTEVDSESVENDTEGADARTEEDDK, via the coding sequence GTGAATAACCCATCAGCGCGACGTCCGTCTACCTCTCGTCGGCGAACCAAGTCGACGACACGCAACACACAGCAGGCCAAGCCGGAGCATAGTGAGTCCTCTGAGCAGCGCTTCGTCGATGAACGCCACGGTGAAGGCCGTTCAATCAAGGCTGCGTCGAACAAGGCGTCGGATTCGGCTGCAAGAAAAGCGCCGAGAAAGACACCGAGAAGGACATCGGGAAAAACGTCTGGGGAGGCTTCATCGAAAAAGGCTTCATCGAGGAAAGCTGCGTTGGGTAAGACACGAACTGCGGCTGCCGCTAACCAACAGTGGCAGAAGTGGAAACCCCACGTACAGCGCTTCGCCCTCCCATTGCTAATCAACTATGGAGTAACTCTCGGCATCATCATTGCTATTGCGGTGGTTGTGGGCGTGGGGGCTGGTTTTTCTCGGGTTCCAGCAACTATCGGTTCCTTATGGATGGTCCTTAACCTCGGAGCCCTGGAGATGACCGGTGCAACACTGGGATTCTTACCGCTACTGCCAGCGATGATCATGGTCTGGGTGTATTCACGACGCGCCACGAGGATACTGGGAACCAAAGTTAGTGTGCTGGATTTACGAGCGTTCGTGGCGCTGAGTTTGGTCATTCCCACGGTTCTCACTCTGGTGGCATGGTTGATGTTGTGGGATGCATCTAGGGTGTTTGATATTGCCGCCCCAAATGTTGTTGAGGCATTGGTCTCTACTGTGTTGGTGAATGGTGCGGCCGTGGTTATCGGCATGCGTCCACGGATTTGGCGTGCCTTACTGCTCCGGCGGGATATGCCGACGTGGCCGGTGGAGGCCTTTCGCCTGGCTGGCTCTTTCTTGGGATGGATGTTCCTGGTGGGTATGGTTGCGTCGCTTGTGTACGCAGCGACCAATTACAAGGCTGTGTTGGCTACGTATGACATCACTAACGACTTGATGGGTGCCCTAGGATTGACGATTCTGGCGTTGATGTACGTCCCGAATATCGCGATTGGCGCTATGGCTGTGTTGCTCGGTGGCGAATTCCATATCGGTAACGCGGTGTTCAGCCTGTTTAGTTCCACGAATGTGAGCTTGCCACCGCTTCCGATTCTGGCTGCTATTCCTAATCAGACGCTCTCTGGTGGGCCATTTTTCTTGGCGATTCCAGCGATCGTGTCGTTGGTCGTGGTTTTTCGTTTTGTGAAATCCCGCGGCTTCATCGAGTCTCCTGTTGCCATGTCCGTGGGAGCGGGGGCTAGTGTGGCGCTGCTAGGCTTTTGCCTCGCGTGGTTGTCTGGCGGCAAGCTGGGAGTGTATGGAAGCGCGGGGGCGTTGGAATGGTTGTGCGCTGCGGAAGTGGCGGCGTGGCTCATGCTTCCGGCTTTGGTTGTGATGTTTTGGGTCGCTCGAGCTGGGCGTACGGTAGTTGAGGATGTAGACGTGGTTCGACCTTCTTCGACCGACGCCACGGATGAGTCTCAAGGTGAACCCAAGACTGCAGATGAGCGCAAAACTGTAGACGAACCCAAGACTGCAGACGAACCTAAGGGCGTCAACGAGCCTAAGGGTGAACCCAACGCCACGGAGGGAACTGAAGTAGATTCAGAGTCGGTGGAAAACGATACCGAGGGTGCCGATGCGCGCACCGAGGAGGACGACAAGTGA
- a CDS encoding M23 family metallopeptidase → MQNISGERRVGAHRKEDNSAKRRFALAAVAATAVTSAGAAGATVGAQQENKQINLAADTTILAQGENSAAAPSTSSSEAPQILEVAQKAPISGLSDQLQSALRFANARAVADQAARAPLAAKPAEGTLTSPFGPRWGTMHNGIDIANAIGTPILAVMSGTVIDSGPASGFGQWIRIRHDDGSVSVYGHMSTLDVSVGQRVVAGQKIAGMGNLGFSTGPHLHFEIHPDGTTPVDPVPWLAAHGIQV, encoded by the coding sequence GTGCAGAACATCTCTGGAGAGCGTCGCGTTGGTGCCCACCGCAAAGAGGACAACTCCGCTAAGCGCCGCTTCGCTCTGGCCGCCGTTGCAGCCACCGCCGTAACCTCCGCCGGGGCAGCAGGCGCAACCGTTGGCGCCCAGCAAGAGAATAAGCAGATTAATCTGGCTGCCGATACCACCATCTTGGCTCAGGGGGAAAACTCCGCTGCAGCTCCTTCCACTTCTTCCTCCGAAGCACCGCAGATTCTCGAAGTTGCCCAGAAGGCTCCGATCTCCGGTTTGTCCGATCAGCTTCAGTCTGCTCTGCGCTTTGCAAATGCCCGCGCGGTCGCTGACCAGGCCGCCCGCGCCCCGCTAGCTGCCAAGCCAGCAGAAGGCACTCTCACTTCCCCATTTGGGCCTCGGTGGGGCACCATGCACAACGGCATTGACATCGCTAACGCCATCGGTACTCCCATCTTGGCTGTCATGTCCGGCACGGTCATCGACTCTGGTCCAGCATCCGGCTTTGGTCAGTGGATCCGAATCCGCCACGACGATGGTTCCGTTTCCGTCTACGGCCACATGTCTACCCTGGATGTCTCAGTTGGACAGCGCGTGGTAGCCGGGCAAAAGATTGCTGGTATGGGCAACCTCGGTTTCTCCACCGGCCCTCACCTTCACTTCGAAATCCACCCAGATGGAACTACTCCAGTAGATCCTGTGCCGTGGTTGGCGGCTCACGGTATCCAGGTGTAA
- a CDS encoding UvrD-helicase domain-containing protein, giving the protein MQNSEDQLNLFSEFPDLPLPDAPVDEVPPPPEDELPPEGYEELVATMYEPRSEAASQTRSLSTAQNPKVGGTSLLEGLNHQQKAAVEHQGSPLLIVAGAGSGKTSVLTRRIAYLLHNGVAPWEILAITFTNKAAAEMRERVMDLVGPQAERMWVSTFHSMCVRILRANAHLVPGLNSNFTIYDSDDAKRLITMVIKDHDLDLKEFSPRGTLSIISNWKNELISPQEALDDAHKEGNHHRTTVAQLFKDYQSRLRGANAVDFDDLIGEVVSILHSNPEVAEHYRRRFRHVLVDEYQDTNHAQYVLVSTLVGKGTGMAELCVVGDADQSIYAFRGATIRNIEEFERDYPNAHTILLEQNYRSTQTILSAANAVIERNQGRRPKKLWTDVGDGELIGGYVADNEHDEARFIAEQIDDLVDNEGYNYRDIAVMYRTNNASRVLEDVLVRSGLPYKVVGGTRFYERMEIRDIVAYLKILDNPEDTVALRRIINTPRRGIGNRALAQVTVHAENQNISWSEALTDAAEGKVPLLSGRGKNAIARFLEMMKSLRAEVENSQMHSSDGSDLGLPDLGAVINAVLDMTGYKAELEKSNDPQDGSRLDNLNELVAVGHEFSQEAANLKAYVEMPGTTADGETGDDAEANRLLGEGEAPLGSLQAFLERVSLVADADQIPAEEQDMITLMTLHTAKGLEFPVVFLTGWEDGQFPHMRALSDPAELSEERRLAYVGITRAKQRLFICRAVTRSGWGQAVNNPPSRFLAEIPEELWEWIREEPSFGAGWNSESFSGPHAYGGGAHAYGASGTVGYGYNSQPLYRNGGQPKTKPVSGSAAPRKGGKALELEVGDRVNHDKYGLGTVKSVDRVGTHATAMIDFGGSGTVRLMLVGGLPMEKL; this is encoded by the coding sequence ATGCAGAATTCCGAAGACCAGCTCAACCTCTTTTCGGAGTTCCCAGACCTCCCTCTACCTGACGCTCCCGTGGATGAAGTACCACCGCCTCCTGAAGATGAACTTCCACCTGAGGGGTATGAAGAGCTTGTGGCTACGATGTACGAACCAAGGTCAGAGGCAGCCTCTCAAACGCGGAGCTTGTCTACCGCGCAGAACCCGAAAGTAGGCGGTACGAGTCTGCTAGAAGGCCTGAACCATCAGCAAAAAGCAGCCGTTGAGCACCAAGGCTCGCCGTTACTCATCGTTGCGGGAGCTGGTTCCGGTAAAACCAGCGTGCTCACTCGTCGCATCGCGTATTTGCTCCACAACGGTGTGGCTCCATGGGAAATCCTCGCCATTACCTTCACCAACAAGGCCGCTGCGGAAATGCGCGAGCGTGTGATGGATCTCGTGGGGCCGCAGGCAGAGCGCATGTGGGTGTCCACCTTCCACTCCATGTGTGTGCGTATTCTGCGCGCGAACGCGCACCTCGTCCCAGGGCTCAACAGCAATTTCACCATCTACGACTCTGATGATGCGAAACGTTTGATCACCATGGTCATCAAAGACCACGATCTGGATCTCAAAGAATTTAGTCCGCGTGGGACACTCAGCATCATCAGCAATTGGAAAAACGAGCTGATCAGCCCACAAGAGGCTCTGGACGATGCGCACAAGGAAGGCAACCACCATCGCACTACCGTGGCTCAGCTGTTCAAGGACTACCAGTCTCGCCTTCGCGGAGCTAATGCCGTGGACTTTGACGACCTGATCGGAGAGGTTGTCTCCATCCTGCACAGTAATCCGGAAGTTGCGGAGCATTACCGACGCCGCTTCCGCCACGTCCTCGTCGATGAGTATCAAGACACGAACCATGCCCAGTACGTACTGGTCAGCACTTTGGTGGGGAAGGGGACAGGCATGGCGGAGCTATGTGTGGTGGGTGATGCAGATCAGTCCATCTACGCTTTTCGTGGGGCGACGATTCGAAATATCGAAGAGTTTGAGCGGGATTACCCCAACGCCCACACGATTCTGCTTGAACAAAACTACCGCTCGACTCAGACCATTCTTTCGGCGGCGAATGCGGTGATCGAGCGCAATCAGGGGCGTCGCCCTAAGAAGCTGTGGACCGACGTGGGCGACGGTGAGCTCATCGGAGGTTATGTTGCCGATAATGAACACGACGAAGCACGTTTTATCGCCGAGCAGATCGACGATCTAGTGGACAATGAAGGCTACAACTACCGCGATATCGCCGTCATGTATCGCACCAACAACGCCTCCCGAGTCCTCGAAGACGTGTTGGTTCGCAGTGGGCTTCCTTACAAGGTTGTGGGCGGAACGCGTTTTTACGAGCGCATGGAGATACGTGACATAGTGGCCTACCTCAAAATCCTGGATAACCCAGAGGATACGGTTGCGTTGCGTCGAATTATTAATACCCCGCGTCGCGGTATCGGAAACCGGGCGTTGGCGCAGGTGACCGTGCATGCCGAGAACCAGAATATCTCGTGGAGTGAAGCGCTAACTGATGCGGCTGAGGGGAAAGTGCCACTGCTGTCGGGACGTGGGAAAAACGCCATTGCTCGCTTCCTGGAGATGATGAAGAGCCTCCGCGCAGAAGTAGAGAACTCGCAGATGCATAGCAGCGATGGTTCCGATCTGGGGCTACCAGATCTTGGTGCAGTGATCAATGCTGTCCTCGATATGACGGGGTACAAGGCGGAACTGGAGAAGTCCAACGATCCGCAAGATGGCTCCCGCCTGGATAACCTCAACGAACTCGTTGCGGTTGGTCATGAATTCAGCCAAGAGGCAGCCAACCTCAAAGCATACGTAGAAATGCCGGGCACTACCGCTGATGGCGAAACTGGTGATGACGCGGAAGCCAACCGTTTATTGGGAGAGGGGGAGGCACCCTTAGGTTCTCTGCAAGCATTTTTGGAACGAGTGAGCCTCGTGGCGGATGCGGATCAAATCCCTGCGGAAGAACAGGACATGATTACCCTCATGACCCTCCACACCGCGAAAGGGCTTGAGTTTCCTGTCGTATTCCTCACCGGTTGGGAAGATGGACAGTTCCCGCATATGCGCGCCCTCAGTGACCCCGCTGAGCTTTCTGAGGAACGTCGCCTAGCGTACGTGGGCATTACCCGAGCGAAACAGCGGCTATTTATCTGCCGAGCTGTCACACGATCTGGCTGGGGGCAAGCAGTGAATAATCCGCCATCGCGTTTCCTTGCCGAGATACCAGAAGAACTCTGGGAGTGGATTAGGGAAGAGCCCAGTTTTGGCGCCGGGTGGAATTCCGAGAGCTTCAGTGGACCTCACGCCTATGGTGGAGGCGCTCATGCCTACGGTGCGAGCGGAACAGTTGGCTACGGATACAATTCACAGCCCTTGTATCGCAACGGTGGTCAGCCAAAGACTAAGCCCGTCTCTGGTAGTGCGGCGCCTCGGAAGGGTGGAAAAGCTCTCGAGCTTGAAGTGGGAGACCGCGTCAACCACGATAAGTATGGTTTAGGGACCGTGAAGTCCGTGGACCGTGTGGGCACACACGCAACGGCGATGATCGACTTTGGGGGTTCCGGAACAGTGCGCCTGATGTTAGTGGGCGGGCTGCCCATGGAAAAACTCTAG
- a CDS encoding chorismate mutase encodes MSDGNFSVRMPSGTDDPLSDAEIQSYREEINRLDQVIRDAIKRRTLVSQAIGKTRRESGGTKLVYTREVAIINQFREEFGAEGVQIAKALLQLGRGRLG; translated from the coding sequence ATGAGCGATGGCAATTTCAGTGTCCGCATGCCTTCTGGAACGGACGACCCACTATCCGACGCAGAAATCCAATCCTACCGCGAAGAAATCAACCGCTTAGACCAGGTGATTCGCGACGCCATAAAACGTCGGACCTTAGTATCACAAGCGATCGGCAAAACCCGCCGCGAATCCGGCGGCACCAAGTTGGTATATACCCGCGAAGTGGCAATCATTAACCAATTCCGTGAAGAATTCGGTGCCGAGGGTGTACAAATCGCAAAAGCATTGCTGCAGCTCGGCCGCGGCCGCTTGGGCTAA